The Daucus carota subsp. sativus chromosome 2, DH1 v3.0, whole genome shotgun sequence genome includes a window with the following:
- the LOC108206242 gene encoding protein SPIRAL1-like 1 has translation MGRGVSSGGGQSSLNYLFGSGEAPKPSTKDAEASLNDAQAETHSPKPSTPPKSVDVSKQIPAGINSTATSGQNTGNFLTDRPSTKVHSAPGGGSSLGYLFGGNDK, from the exons ATGGGTCGTGGAGTCAGCAGCGGCGGGGGCCAGAGTTCATTGAATTACTTGTTCGGAAGTGGAGAGGCTCCAAAGCCATCCACAAAAGATGCAGAGGCTTCTCTGAATGATGCACAGGCTGAGACTCATTCACCCAAACCTAGTACTCCTCCCAAATCTGTTGATGTTAGCAAGCAAATTCCTGCAGGCATAAATAGTACTGCTACAAGTGGTCAGAACACAGGCAATTTCCTCACG GATCGACCATCAACTAAGGTCCACTCAGCGCCCGGTGGTGGTTCTTCCCTTGGTTATCTGTTTGGTGGGAACGACAAGTAA